One Gracilinanus agilis isolate LMUSP501 unplaced genomic scaffold, AgileGrace unplaced_scaffold50148, whole genome shotgun sequence genomic window, AATATGAAATTACAATTTCTATATGATATATtgtaatttgtatatattatgtaaCATATTGTAACATAATATAggacataatttatataatagaTTGTAACTTATACATAATGTATACCatgttgtattttatatataatatgttattccGTTATGTGCTCACTGGATGTAGACATATTTAACTGTTTGAAGCAGCTGGATGATGAAGGAGATTGAGCACTGGGAACATccgagttcaaaaccagcctcagacattcgCTAGCTGTGCCTCAGAGAAAAGTTTTgcttttaacttctgtttgccttagtttcctcatctataaaatgaggatactaatagCACTTAACTCCCAAGGAGGGTGTGAGGACCAAATTGAAAAAtccatgtaaagtgctttgcaaacgtcagagtgctatataaatgctggctattctTATTATTTCTGATCATTGATGATTAGTTATCATTAATGGTTAGTAACCTTAGTTATCATCGTTGATGTTTAAATAGTTCTAATTCTTCGGCGATCTCCAAGAGTATTAAAAAGCCCGGGGGgtgactttttctctttttgttccaGGCTGGGGCTTGAAAGAGGTGCCACCGCCAAAGAGGCCTTTGAGGTTATCGTCTCCTTGTTGGAAGAGCACGGGCAAGGTGGAAACTACTATGAAGATGGGGACTCGTGCCACACTTTCCAAAGCGCGTATCTGATCGTAGATCGAGAAGAAGCCTGGGTGCTGGAGACCATCGGGAAATACTGGGCAGCTGAAAAAATCACAGGTTGGTGAGTTTGGTTGCTGGGAGCTGATGAGCGGGAGGAAGAAGATGGTGCAGCTGGTGGCCTCCTGATACCTGGAAGGCTTTGCTTCCTCTCTTTGCACCCacttatttcttctacttcaccCTCCATCACCTGCCCAGGTCTCTGCTTCTTCATCAGATTGATGATGTACTTGGAGCCATGGTGCAGCAGGCTTGCTTCATAGGAGATACAACTTGCTTGGGCTTTtattctctggaggtctttggtctttggttctcaacacccccacccccacccccactaggTCCCCAAATTAAACAAGGGAAGTAGTGGCACCAGTATCACTTCATCCAGTTAGATGAACAATCTTGAAAGAGATGGTGCTCGCCTAATTCTGTGATGTTATAGTATGGGACCTCTTCCTTTGAGTTGGTGATCTGTGATATGGGAATGAATAGTTTGTTCAGATTTAGAAAATTTATGGGAGACCAGGGCTCTACTGTGTTGTGtccaagagaaaaaagagaaggataagcTTGGtgaaatctattctttttttctggatatgCTTGATTCCAGCCTGAGGACAGAGAGCCTTTACAGGGTTCCAGCTAGctagaaagaaaagcagatttgGTGAAACTCCAACCAAATGCCACATTTGGTCCCCAGGATTTCCTGTTTTAATTCTCCACACCTCTAGGACTGATCTAGACTGCAAAAAAGGGGTGTTAGATTAATTCATGTCCTGTTAGTTCTAAGCCTTTATCCTCAGCATGGTGCCCAGGGCCCTC contains:
- the LOC123255693 gene encoding secernin-1-like translates to LGLERGATAKEAFEVIVSLLEEHGQGGNYYEDGDSCHTFQSAYLIVDREEAWVLETIGKYWAAEKITEGLRCICNQLSLSTKIDAEHAELRSYAEGQGWWTTDQEFNFSQVFSQADDHVGCCSAKDSLEKHEGK